One part of the Bacillus sp. FJAT-27916 genome encodes these proteins:
- a CDS encoding PTS sugar transporter subunit IIA → MFKSLFKKKQPNDQDPMLVPLKGKVVDLETVPDPVFAQKMMGDGFAIDPADDTILSPVDGEVITIFPTKHAISLKSNKGREILIHVGLETVQLNGDGFTPLVMDGQKIKKRQELMKVDFEAIKPRVPSILTPVIFTNLDENEKVVVEGENMFIKNL, encoded by the coding sequence ATGTTCAAAAGCCTATTTAAGAAAAAACAGCCGAACGATCAAGACCCGATGCTCGTACCCTTAAAAGGAAAGGTTGTTGATCTCGAGACTGTGCCAGATCCTGTATTCGCCCAGAAAATGATGGGAGATGGATTTGCCATTGATCCTGCCGACGACACAATCCTCTCACCTGTTGATGGAGAGGTCATCACCATCTTCCCTACTAAACATGCCATCAGCCTGAAAAGCAATAAAGGCAGAGAAATCCTCATCCATGTAGGACTTGAAACCGTTCAGTTGAACGGGGATGGATTCACACCTCTCGTCATGGACGGCCAAAAGATCAAGAAACGCCAGGAGTTGATGAAGGTTGACTTTGAAGCCATTAAACCAAGAGTCCCATCTATCCTGACACCCGTCATTTTCACAAATCTGGATGAGAATGAAAAGGTTGTTGTGGAGGGAGAGAATATGTTTATAAAAAACTTATAA
- a CDS encoding LacI family DNA-binding transcriptional regulator, protein MLTIKEIAQRANVSRTTVSRVLNNSGYVSEKARSAVLKVIEETGYVPSQHAKSLRTKKTKVIGVILPKISTETSSRLVKGIDEVLGESGYQILLANTNLIPEKEIENLRLLRSRHVDGIILSATNTEPELMAEINQLAIPFVAVGQDMPGHPNVVFDDYQAAKDAVQALIDKGHKRIAFIGVSESDPAVGILRKKGYLDAMAASGLPIEGSWVQTGIFDLESGRACMREIMETSSLRPTAVLAVTDRLAIGAMQYVKESGLVIPDEIAIAGMGASELSKFITPSLSTIDFMVEEAGREAAALMLELIDNNGKQVIKRNIKHRFLQRDSI, encoded by the coding sequence ATGCTAACGATAAAGGAAATTGCGCAGAGAGCAAATGTTTCGAGAACGACGGTTTCTCGCGTCTTGAATAATTCTGGCTATGTAAGCGAAAAGGCGAGAAGTGCGGTTCTGAAAGTTATTGAAGAAACAGGGTATGTTCCAAGCCAGCATGCTAAATCCTTGCGGACGAAGAAGACAAAGGTCATTGGGGTCATCCTTCCGAAGATCAGCACGGAGACCTCGAGCCGCCTTGTAAAGGGAATTGATGAGGTTTTGGGTGAATCGGGCTATCAAATCCTGCTTGCCAATACCAATTTGATTCCGGAAAAGGAGATAGAGAATTTACGGCTGTTAAGAAGCAGGCATGTAGACGGAATTATTCTGTCAGCAACGAATACGGAGCCGGAGCTTATGGCGGAAATCAACCAGCTGGCCATTCCTTTTGTTGCGGTTGGACAGGATATGCCAGGCCACCCCAATGTCGTATTTGATGATTATCAGGCAGCCAAGGATGCCGTGCAAGCTCTTATTGATAAAGGGCATAAGCGAATTGCGTTCATTGGAGTCAGTGAGTCAGATCCAGCCGTCGGGATACTGCGGAAGAAAGGATATTTGGATGCCATGGCAGCGAGCGGTCTGCCGATAGAAGGTAGCTGGGTTCAAACAGGGATTTTTGATTTGGAATCTGGACGTGCCTGCATGAGGGAAATAATGGAGACTTCATCGTTGAGGCCAACGGCTGTTCTTGCTGTGACTGATAGGCTCGCGATTGGTGCGATGCAGTATGTGAAGGAGTCCGGGCTGGTTATTCCGGATGAAATCGCCATTGCCGGGATGGGAGCATCTGAACTATCGAAGTTTATTACGCCATCCTTATCGACCATTGATTTTATGGTCGAGGAAGCAGGGCGCGAAGCAGCAGCTCTAATGCTGGAGTTGATTGATAATAATGGAAAACAAGTTATAAAGAGGAACATAAAACATAGATTTTTACAAAGGGACAGTATATAA